In Mixophyes fleayi isolate aMixFle1 chromosome 4, aMixFle1.hap1, whole genome shotgun sequence, the following proteins share a genomic window:
- the NGRN gene encoding neugrin, whose amino-acid sequence MAASLLSSVRGLRLFCGSQSSLLGCRGLRARTPVTPYPGDDTDVESDVELDMTEDQAIQSALKRRQKAILLKRMKREMEPSGSPERRLTWNAIEQIKYLRQEFPEEWTLPRLAVGFNVSTDEIKRVLKSKFIPTEVRKMKQDASVSRLLGHSSPGSRNDQLQLVSPAKNPAQPLLPFGSNERQLLVSQSSQRLPPPKTSDSSHLALRSGSAQKNVSQSLVRTQESQITVSGIVSASSNVSLTTSSKAEHAQMVPVKEEQIVLNDRWDGEVLGDNELEELANSGLQNSMKVVQKGREFFDSDGNFLYRI is encoded by the exons ATGGCGGCTTCCTTGCTGTCATCTGTCCGGGGTCTCCGTCTCTTCTGCGGCTCTCAGTCGTCTCTGCTCGGTTGCCGGGGCTTGCGGGCCCGCACCCCAGTAACCCCTTATCCCGGGGATGACACTGATGTGGAGAGTGATGTGGAGCTGGATATGACTGAAGATCAGGCTATACAGAG CGCACTGAAGAGGCGACAGAAAGCAATCCTGTTGAAACGAATGAAAAGAGAGATGGAGCCCTCTGGATCTCCTGAAAGGCGCCTCACCTGGAATGCAATAGAGcagataaa GTATCTGAGACAAGAATTCCCTGAGGAGTGGACATTGCCACGATTGGCTGTGGGTTTTAATGTTAGTACTGATGAAATAAAGAGAGTTCTAAAGTCGAAATTTATACCAACAGAGGTGCGGAAAATGAAACAGGATGCCTCTGTTTCCAGACTTCTAGGACACAGTTCTCCTGGCTCAAGAAATGATCAGTTACAGCTAGTGTCTCCTGCTAAAAATCCAGCACAACCGCTATTGCCATTTGGGTCGAATGAGAGGCAACTGCTGGTCAGCCAATCATCCCAACGTCTTCCTCCTCCAAAAACATCAGATTCTTCTCATTTAGCTTTGAGGTCAGGGAGTGCGCAAAAGAATGTGTCGCAATCACTAGTCAGAACACAAGAGTCACAGATCACCGTGTCAGGAATTGTCTCTGCTTCGTCCAATGTGAGTTTGACCACAAGCAGTAAGGCAGAACATGCCCAGATGGTACCTGTGAAAGAGGAGCAGATAGTGCTGAATGATAGATGGGATGGAGAAGTATTGGGTGATAATGAACTGGAAGAATTGGCAAACAGTGGGCTTCAAAACAGCATGAAAGTTGTACAGAAAGGGAGAGAGTTTTTTGACAGTGATGGGAATTTCCTTTATCGAATTTGA